The genome window ACCGAAATTCTGATGACCATACCCTGGCTGATTGCTATCGTGTATGTCACGTCAATCTGGCCGGAACTTCCTGCCACCATGCCGAGTCATTATGATCTATCGGGCACCGTGAACGGCTGGAGCCCGAAAGTTGAACTGGCCTGGCTAAGTCTTGGTATGGGCGTTTTCCTGTATTTGCTGTTTCGGTTTCTCCCTAAAATCGATCCAAAAGGACGGCTTCAGTCGGCCAATTTTCAAAAGCTCAGGTTTGTTATGATGCTGTTTCTGGCTGCCCTGCAAGCCAGCCTTTTCTATCTGGCTGTCCACCAATCGACCAGTCAGGCGTTGCTAGGTCCTGAACTGGCGCTTGTCAGTTTGATGCTGGCTGGCATCGGTAATTACATCACAACGGTCAAACCTAACTGGTTCATCGGTATTCGTACCCCCTGGACGCTTAGTAGTGAAAACGTCTGGCGCCGAACGCATCAGTTGGGCGGACGATGGATGGTTGCGGGTGGGCTACTGGCTGCCCTGCTGGCGATCGTGGTGCCAGCGCCTTACACGGTAGGCGTTGTGGTTGGGATCATTCTGACGGCGTCGTTTATCCCGATCGTGTATTCCTACATTTATTACCGTCAGGAAAAAGCGCGTCAATTCAGCTAATCCACTTCTAGTGCCACCGACAATATGAATCGTATACTACTCGCCGTTTTTTCCCTTCTCAGCGCTGGTTCGACCGTATTTGCGCAGACGGAGGAACCAATCCATACCAAAATAACCGTTCCGGAAAGCGTTGACCTAACGCTGGATGGTACGCTAACCTTACCGGCTACCCGCAAAGGCCCCATTCCCGTTGTCCTGTTGATTGCTGGCTCCGGTTCGACGGATCGGGATGGAAACAGTCCTTCACCCATCGGTACGTTTGGTACACTGAAACCCGGTTCGTATCGAATGCTGGCTGATAGCCTAGTGCGACAGGGTATTGCTGTAGCCCGTTATGACAAACGGGGCTCTGGTACAAATATCGTGGCGACGATGAAGGCACTAAAGCCACAGGATCATCGATTTGAGTATTATGTAAGCGATGCCGTCGGTTTCGTGCGGCAATTACAGGCCGATAACCGGTTTTCGAAGGTGATTGTCGCGGGGCACAGTGAAGGGTCACTGGTCGGCATGTTGGCTACGATCCAGACAAAAGCCAGCGGGTTAATCTCGATAGCGGGTGCCGGGCAGAACATTGCCGATGTACTGAAAAAGCAATTTCAGGCATTACCCGAGTCGCAGCGGCAGCTCGTTTACCGCGATCTGGATTCGCTACGCGCCGGCCAAACGGTCAGT of Spirosoma agri contains these proteins:
- a CDS encoding alpha/beta hydrolase, encoding MNRILLAVFSLLSAGSTVFAQTEEPIHTKITVPESVDLTLDGTLTLPATRKGPIPVVLLIAGSGSTDRDGNSPSPIGTFGTLKPGSYRMLADSLVRQGIAVARYDKRGSGTNIVATMKALKPQDHRFEYYVSDAVGFVRQLQADNRFSKVIVAGHSEGSLVGMLATIQTKASGLISIAGAGQNIADVLKKQFQALPESQRQLVYRDLDSLRAGQTVSKPAPSALMVLHPLLQGSMMSWMKYDPAQEIKQIKGPILIINGKHDLQVATGEAELLKAARPDATLSLFDQMNHVLKNAPMDRLENFKTYTDPSLPLTPGLTTTIAQFVKQ
- a CDS encoding SdpI family protein is translated as MKTTSTTTEILMTIPWLIAIVYVTSIWPELPATMPSHYDLSGTVNGWSPKVELAWLSLGMGVFLYLLFRFLPKIDPKGRLQSANFQKLRFVMMLFLAALQASLFYLAVHQSTSQALLGPELALVSLMLAGIGNYITTVKPNWFIGIRTPWTLSSENVWRRTHQLGGRWMVAGGLLAALLAIVVPAPYTVGVVVGIILTASFIPIVYSYIYYRQEKARQFS